TGACACGAATTACccaaagagaaaataaactatTGCTTACTAAATGTTTGCTTTGACTCtggatgtattaatgtttagtTTAAGATTTACAGAAGTGTTCAGTTGAAACTTTTATCTGTGGCAGGTAAAGTTAATACTCAGGAAATCAGAGGTCACAACGCCTCTTACTATATCGACAAACAATCCTGGATCCAACTTGACTCATTCAACATTCTTCCAAACTTAATGgttctgtccagtagtttttgcataatcctaaaAATTAACCCAAGGTAACTAGAGGTGTGTTCAGTAGGTTTGTTGCTGTGCAAAACTTTCCTTTAGCGCACGCAGCATAGTAAACTTAATGTTGATGGACTAAAACCTCCCATTTAGTAAAATTGGAGCAGTGGTTGCTCAAATTGTACCAAATCAAAATCTGTAAAGCATGCAGAGCCTCAACTTGTTTATTAATGCAGGGGAAATTATTGAAACTTATTTTGCATTTGTAGGGTTCATATTGAGTGAGGATGTTCAGTGATACACTAAAAACAATGCACCTGACTTTACTTTGacaaatctatacagtaaaaatgtttgatattcagtatgtaggtagtcagagaggtcctgaacacagcatatcagtctcactctgaacttattgagcaaagtgcttttatagaactttgaaatatccagaaatgaactgattggATTGTACATGttggattttactttgaaaaatctcaatctattcagtaaaaatgtttgataatcagtaggtaggtagtcagagaggtcctgaacacagcatatcagtctctctcggAGCTTATTGAGCCTAGTGTTTTtaaagtactttgaagtatccagaaatgaactgatttgattgtacacatgttggactttactttgaaaaatctccaaatctatacagtaaacatgtttgatattcagtatgtaggagagcacagagaggtcctgaacacaggcatatcagtgagtgcagtagaatttctgtgtcggctgatttgaccacagagatgcgagtgtcggctggcttgaccACAGTTCTCCACGCTGCAGGGATTCTTCGGCTGCATGTCTGCTTGGTGTCTTGTTTCAGATGGTGCTGAGTTCGGAGCCTGGACTGGTATCGGCTGGATGGGGCCAGTGCAAACCCATATGACGTCATACAGGGGAGGAAGTATTTGtagatttttaaatatatacatcaagtgtGGTTCCCCTTCGACTCCATTCAGATGTTGTGTCTCAggcctgagtgactgagagctGATTGTAGgatgagtggctgcaggtgTGCCGTGCTGAGGCTCgttgtctgcaggaggtttaaaaggctcctctgctgctcagtgggtgagagcggtgtgtgtgtgcagtctgaGCCAGTTTGCCCCTTTTTGAGTGACCGCCATGGCGTCCTTGTGTTTCGTGCTCCTCTTGTCCGGCCTCTGCGTTCAGTCGTCTGTGGCCTTCCCACCGACACTTCACACGCAGCATGCTGCTTCGCTTCAGACCCCCGAGCTCACGAAGAGCCAGAGCTCCCAGCTCACTGGGCCCGAGCATTCGAAGGCTCCAGCTGAGGAACCGGAGCAGGTGAACACCGTCCGAGTGACCTGCCACCCGGACTCAATGGAGATCACCATCCAAGCCGACCTGTTTGGAGTCGGAGCACCTGTTCAAGGGCACGAGTTGCGCCTCGGGGTGGAGAACAATGCCTACTGTAGAGCTGTGGGCATTTCACGAGAAGAGTACAGGATTTTTGTCGGCCTCATGGACTGCGGCACCAAACACTGGGTAACCGTTCGTTTGTAGCATTTCAGGCAGCTCTGCATGTTTGACCTTCTGCTTCTCAACACATCTCTATTCCACAGATGACTGACGACAACCTGGTCTACACAAACCTCCTCATATACTCCCCCGAGGCCTCTCCGGACGGGCTGATTCGAATGGAGGACGCTGTCGTTCCGATTGAGTGTCACTATGACAGGTCTGTTAACAGCGACTCTTACAACCTCACCGTGCAACGTGTCGCTCTATAACTCGTCTTTCGTTTTGCAGGAAGTACAGTTTGTCCAGTTCCTCCATCACACCGACCTGGATCCCCTTCATGTCGACACAAGCTGCAGTGGAGACCCTGGACTTCAACCTGAGAATCATGACCAGTGGGTTGTTTAAATCTAACGTGACCTTTCCCTTTTCTTGTATGCtgactgtttcttttttcttttctttttgtgcagATGACTGGCTTTATGAAAGGGGCTCTAACGTGTTTTTCCTCGGTGAGCCCATCAGCATCGAGGCCTCGGTCCGAGCTGGACATCACATGGggctgcgtgtgtttgtgagcagctGTGTTGCTACACTTGACCCGGACATTTACTCCATGCCCAGATACGTCTTCGTTAATAACGGGTAAGCACATTAATTAGAGAATCTCTATTTTAAAAGGAGGATGAACTCATCAGTCCTGTCTGGAGTGAGAAGGTATATGAAGCTTGTTGTGGCTCTACAGGAAGCTGAAGTCTGACACCAGATCTAGTGACTTACTTGAAAGTGTCAGTTGGATATGAGGTGAAGCACGTTTCCAGGAACCCGTCCTTCATCTGTTTGAGGCGTGACACAGCAGCTAGTGCAGTGCAGTTGGAGTTTGCAGGCTCTTAAACTAAATGGTTTTTTTTAAGGGCCTCAAACGGTGAATTATTGTGCTGGTAGAATGAACAAATTATGTTTCGGCAGGTCCCGGAACAGCCTAACCACCAAACACAGTTTGAAATCTAACTAGACGTGTCCGGACTGAATCCTAAACCTCAAATGTTTGCAGTTTAGTAATGTAGGAACAATGTTTGTTTGAACATAAGATCTCTGGATGTACAAGTTTGTCTTTGGCTTTTTTTGTGTGGTGACCTGATTGCTTTCTTTTAGTTGCTTGGTTGACTCCCAGCTTCCTGATTCGAGGTCCCACTTCTTACCCAGGATGCAAGATGACAAGCTCCGCATGGTCATTGATGCCTTTAGGTTTCaaaatgaggacagaggagaggtgagatcacattttaaaactgtTGTAAGACATTACCGCTCGTATTGTTTGTTCAATACTTGTGttatttcttcccccccttcaCATAGCTCTACGTCACCTGTCACCTGAATGTCGTACCGGTCAATAACGCAGAAGCGCTGAATAAGGCCTGCACTCTTATAAACGGAAGGCAAGTGATATCTGCTCtggtgtgaaaatgtcaaatgcgTTCGGCGGGTGTGCTGAGAATCtcaaatcttcttttttttttcagatggcGCTCAGTTGACAGTAATGACTTCCTATGTGGACAATGTCAAACCCCAAATGAAGCTGGCCAAACCCTCGGTAAGCCGAGCAGCCCCGGCAAGTATAGTCCCCGTGGGTTTGGGAAGCCAACTGAACCTAAACCCTCATGGAGAAGTCCACTGAAGGCCAATATAGGTAAGATCTCTTATAATGTAAAATGGCATATTGTTCAGATCTTAGCTGGTTTTGGTTCCCCCTGTGATAACACTATAATCGAgtttaccactagatgtcaggcTTTTCCCTGGTTTGGTCCTCCATCATTGGTAAAGCTGTGGATTTGTGCTCTTAGTGTGGGAACAGGAGGCAAGTGTGGGTCCAATGCTGGTCTTACCTGCTAAACCCAGGAGTGAGCCTCTCCCTGTGGAAGATCTCCCTCCTGTTCTCAATCAAATCAGCAGACCTTCCCTCTACAGCAGCCGGTGGAGGGGTGGAGTGACCGACAGAAGAGTTGGTGCGTGTCTGAATCAAAACATTATCTTTACCAATGTTGAGCTGTTGGGCCACAACGTTTG
Above is a genomic segment from Pleuronectes platessa chromosome 16, fPlePla1.1, whole genome shotgun sequence containing:
- the LOC128459106 gene encoding zona pellucida sperm-binding protein 3-like; translated protein: MASLCFVLLLSGLCVQSSVAFPPTLHTQHAASLQTPELTKSQSSQLTGPEHSKAPAEEPEQVNTVRVTCHPDSMEITIQADLFGVGAPVQGHELRLGVENNAYCRAVGISREEYRIFVGLMDCGTKHWMTDDNLVYTNLLIYSPEASPDGLIRMEDAVVPIECHYDRKYSLSSSSITPTWIPFMSTQAAVETLDFNLRIMTNDWLYERGSNVFFLGEPISIEASVRAGHHMGLRVFVSSCVATLDPDIYSMPRYVFVNNGCLVDSQLPDSRSHFLPRMQDDKLRMVIDAFRFQNEDRGELYVTCHLNVVPVNNAEALNKACTLINGRWRSVDSNDFLCGQCQTPNEAGQTLGKPSSPGKYSPRGFGKPTEPKPSWRSPLKANIVWEQEASVGPMLVLPAKPRSEPLPVEDLPPVLNQISRPSLYSSRWRGGVTDRRVGACLNQNIIFTNVELLGHNV